One Polynucleobacter sp. MWH-Spelu-300-X4 genomic window carries:
- a CDS encoding sugar phosphate isomerase/epimerase, protein MHPLSLAALTVLELSPDEQILCAETCGYDGVGLRLIPATPTELHYSLITDAARRAKVKSLVSSTGMKVFDIEIFRLKPDTNIKEYLPFIELGAELGATNMLVAGNDSDWSRMTDNWLELCEVSHALGIKPHMEPMPWTDVKSYLDGVKFVDEASSTMGAVLIDPIHFFRAGGEVSQIQASHAAKMGYIQFADAPMPTPDSMDEILRQAREDRLPPGEGDFPLKELLSKVRPDLPISVEIPLAPRWGCDTPEKKARLVRKYTLDLLNS, encoded by the coding sequence ATGCATCCACTATCTTTAGCAGCGTTAACTGTTCTCGAGTTAAGTCCCGATGAGCAGATTTTATGTGCTGAAACATGTGGCTATGATGGGGTGGGTTTGCGGTTAATTCCGGCCACCCCAACGGAGTTACATTATTCTTTGATCACTGATGCGGCTCGTCGCGCCAAAGTTAAAAGTTTGGTGAGCTCAACAGGGATGAAGGTGTTTGACATTGAGATATTTCGATTAAAACCTGACACCAACATCAAAGAATATTTGCCATTTATTGAGTTGGGTGCTGAGTTGGGCGCAACGAATATGTTGGTGGCAGGCAATGACTCCGATTGGTCAAGGATGACCGACAATTGGTTGGAGCTTTGTGAGGTTTCGCATGCCTTAGGCATTAAACCTCATATGGAGCCAATGCCATGGACGGATGTTAAGAGCTATCTCGATGGTGTGAAGTTTGTTGATGAAGCATCTAGCACCATGGGTGCTGTGCTGATTGACCCGATTCATTTCTTTAGAGCCGGTGGTGAAGTAAGCCAGATACAGGCAAGCCATGCAGCAAAAATGGGTTATATCCAGTTTGCGGATGCGCCAATGCCTACGCCCGATAGCATGGATGAGATTCTGCGACAAGCGCGAGAAGATCGTTTGCCACCAGGTGAGGGTGATTTCCCGCTTAAAGAGTTATTGTCCAAAGTAAGACCTGATTTACCTATCAGCGTGGAGATTCCTTTGGCGCCGCGTTGGGGTTGCGATACCCCTGAGAAGAAGGCGCGTTTGGTTAGAAAATACACATTGGATTTATTAAACAGCTAA
- a CDS encoding ABC transporter ATP-binding protein, giving the protein MTNKVLEVVDLKKSYGAIQAVGGVSLEVREGEILGVIGPNGSGKTTLFNSMLGQIEPDSGKVLFKGEDITNLNPMLLNKKGVGRTFQTLQVFGKMTVRDNLIVAGQEHVDSMMKRLFKSPDCDMGQRADDLIETFRLGHVANLPAGSLSYGQQKLVDIAMAFMSKPSLVLLDEPCAGVNPSLVSGLSSLLKEMNRKQGGSFVVIEHNMDFVMDLCHRIVVMVEGKVLAEGLPAEIRANKEVLEAYLGS; this is encoded by the coding sequence ATGACAAATAAAGTATTAGAAGTTGTTGATCTTAAAAAATCATATGGCGCTATTCAAGCCGTAGGTGGTGTTTCTCTTGAAGTGAGAGAAGGTGAGATTCTTGGTGTTATCGGACCAAATGGTTCAGGTAAGACGACTTTATTTAACAGCATGCTTGGTCAGATTGAACCTGATTCAGGTAAGGTGTTGTTTAAAGGTGAAGATATTACTAACTTGAACCCAATGTTGTTGAATAAAAAAGGTGTGGGTCGTACTTTCCAGACTTTGCAAGTGTTCGGCAAGATGACGGTGCGCGATAACTTAATCGTGGCCGGTCAAGAACACGTTGATTCAATGATGAAGCGTTTATTTAAATCACCTGATTGCGATATGGGTCAGCGCGCTGACGACTTGATCGAGACATTCCGTTTGGGTCACGTGGCTAACTTGCCAGCAGGTTCATTAAGTTATGGTCAGCAAAAGCTCGTTGATATCGCTATGGCGTTTATGTCTAAGCCAAGCTTGGTGTTGTTAGACGAGCCATGCGCTGGTGTGAACCCTAGCTTGGTTTCTGGTTTAAGCAGCTTGCTTAAAGAAATGAACAGAAAACAGGGCGGTAGCTTTGTGGTGATTGAACACAACATGGACTTTGTGATGGATCTTTGTCATCGCATCGTTGTGATGGTTGAGGGTAAGGTTTTGGCAGAAGGTTTGCCAGCTGAAATTCGTGCAAACAAAGAAGTACTTGAAGCATATTTGGGAAGCTAA
- a CDS encoding branched-chain amino acid ABC transporter permease, with protein MTDFIQLLVSGIATGTIYALAALGFTLLWQASGTINFATGEFVMVSAFLMLAGLGLGLPLWASYLLSLIAATVILGYFFKRAVVDPLIRHGIMPVIVATIGLSLVAKNGIRIGFGAQAQPFPQIFGGDLFQFGGVTVSYMELGTIFLAWVIIFVLNLFLSKTVTGRAMQAVAQNTDSATVLGINVNKMIFYTFAINAVLATTAALLVTPAYLAKFDMGVSLGMKAFLAAIIGGFNSSRGAMLGGLIVGICENLAGAYISAEYKEAVALVLFLVIILIKPNGLLGKAEQRKV; from the coding sequence ATGACAGATTTCATACAACTATTAGTGTCGGGCATTGCAACCGGTACTATTTACGCGTTAGCTGCACTTGGCTTTACATTGCTATGGCAAGCGTCGGGGACAATTAACTTTGCCACCGGTGAATTTGTTATGGTTTCAGCCTTCTTGATGCTAGCCGGTTTAGGTTTAGGTTTGCCATTGTGGGCAAGCTACTTGTTGTCGTTGATAGCAGCGACAGTTATTTTGGGATATTTTTTCAAACGAGCAGTGGTTGATCCGCTGATTCGTCACGGCATCATGCCTGTGATTGTGGCTACGATTGGTTTGTCTCTTGTAGCAAAGAACGGTATCCGTATTGGTTTTGGTGCGCAAGCTCAACCATTCCCGCAAATTTTTGGTGGGGATCTTTTCCAGTTTGGTGGCGTAACAGTTTCTTATATGGAACTTGGCACGATTTTCTTAGCATGGGTCATCATTTTTGTTTTGAACCTCTTCTTGAGCAAAACAGTGACTGGCCGCGCAATGCAAGCGGTTGCTCAAAATACAGATAGCGCAACTGTTTTAGGTATCAATGTTAATAAGATGATTTTCTATACGTTTGCTATTAATGCCGTATTGGCAACAACAGCAGCGTTATTGGTAACACCAGCTTACTTAGCTAAGTTTGATATGGGTGTTAGCTTGGGTATGAAAGCTTTCTTGGCAGCGATTATCGGTGGCTTTAATAGTAGCCGTGGCGCGATGTTGGGTGGCTTGATTGTGGGTATTTGCGAAAACCTTGCTGGTGCTTATATTTCTGCGGAGTACAAGGAAGCAGTTGCTTTAGTACTCTTCTTGGTGATCATCCTCATTAAACCAAATGGTTTATTGGGTAAAGCAGAGCAAAGAAAGGTTTAA
- a CDS encoding branched-chain amino acid ABC transporter permease, translating into MKTKLPFMMSLFAIASFVMLVLPLFLKNYGVYLMSYWLIFVLATIGLNLILGYAGLKSLGHAAFMGIAAYIVAMMMKTGIDFWVAAPIAVIACFAIGWIIGYPALRVQMHYLAFATIGFNEVVALIFRNEEHYTGGTFGINNIARPSLFGYSLAGNLEFYYFILFIVVTVGLLTYFLVRSPWGKAFTALRDNQIRAESVGVNIQRYTLLAFATGSAIAGVAGCLLAPLVQYIEPTQFNSQTSILLYLMVVLGGSGYFWGPILGGIIGVLFPEWLRFAEGWYMLFFGLIVILLMVKLPNGLLSLPEIINQRKAAKEKAAAQAR; encoded by the coding sequence ATGAAAACAAAACTTCCCTTCATGATGTCGCTTTTTGCGATTGCATCCTTTGTGATGTTGGTTTTGCCACTGTTCTTGAAGAACTATGGCGTTTACTTAATGAGCTACTGGTTAATCTTTGTTCTAGCAACGATTGGCTTGAATTTGATTCTTGGTTATGCAGGTCTTAAATCATTGGGTCATGCGGCGTTTATGGGTATTGCTGCTTATATCGTTGCCATGATGATGAAGACTGGTATTGATTTCTGGGTAGCAGCTCCTATTGCGGTTATTGCTTGTTTTGCCATCGGTTGGATCATTGGTTATCCAGCTTTACGCGTACAGATGCACTATTTGGCATTTGCGACAATTGGCTTCAATGAAGTGGTTGCGCTAATTTTCCGTAACGAAGAGCATTACACAGGCGGTACTTTCGGTATCAACAATATTGCTAGACCGTCATTGTTTGGCTACTCATTGGCGGGTAACTTAGAGTTCTACTACTTCATTCTGTTTATTGTGGTGACAGTTGGGTTGCTGACTTATTTCTTGGTACGTTCACCTTGGGGTAAGGCATTTACAGCACTACGTGATAACCAAATTCGCGCGGAAAGCGTGGGTGTGAATATTCAGCGTTACACCTTGTTGGCATTCGCGACAGGTTCAGCCATTGCTGGAGTCGCTGGTTGTTTGTTGGCTCCATTAGTGCAATACATTGAACCGACTCAATTTAATAGCCAAACATCTATTTTGTTGTACTTGATGGTGGTGTTGGGTGGTAGTGGTTACTTCTGGGGTCCAATCTTGGGTGGCATCATTGGTGTTCTCTTCCCTGAGTGGTTGAGATTTGCCGAAGGTTGGTACATGTTGTTCTTTGGCTTGATTGTGATTTTGTTGATGGTGAAATTGCCTAACGGATTGTTATCTTTGCCGGAAATTATTAATCAAAGAAAAGCTGCGAAAGAAAAAGCAGCTGCCCAGGCGAGGTAA
- a CDS encoding NIPSNAP family protein: MAIYQTITLTIKMGALNSVYEGIQKSFATGKYGEMQGCWFCDIGTLNQVMVLTKHADGNAAMAASKTINLEDAHLGCQDFITDFAIDHYQMFPCLPEDITTGEFGKYYEIRYYGIKLGAVQATIDAWEKAVPNRAKVSHLVGAMYSLDNRAPKFMNIWPYKTLDERNAARAKAVADGVWPPVGGPANLTHMQSGIWLPAPFSPLR, encoded by the coding sequence ATGGCGATTTACCAAACAATTACTTTAACCATCAAAATGGGTGCGTTAAATTCTGTTTATGAAGGCATTCAGAAGAGCTTTGCAACAGGTAAGTATGGCGAAATGCAAGGTTGCTGGTTTTGCGATATCGGTACTTTGAACCAAGTGATGGTGTTGACGAAACATGCGGATGGTAATGCTGCTATGGCGGCATCTAAAACTATCAATTTGGAAGATGCTCATTTGGGTTGCCAAGACTTCATTACTGATTTCGCGATTGATCACTATCAAATGTTCCCATGCTTACCAGAAGACATTACAACTGGCGAATTTGGTAAGTATTACGAGATTCGTTATTACGGCATTAAGTTGGGCGCCGTACAAGCAACAATTGATGCTTGGGAGAAAGCGGTTCCTAACAGAGCTAAGGTATCTCACTTGGTAGGAGCGATGTACTCTTTAGATAATCGTGCGCCAAAATTTATGAACATCTGGCCGTACAAAACATTGGATGAGCGTAATGCTGCCCGTGCCAAAGCAGTTGCGGATGGTGTATGGCCTCCAGTAGGCGGTCCAGCTAACTTGACACATATGCAGTCTGGTATTTGGTTGCCAGCACCATTTTCACCATTGCGTTAA
- a CDS encoding ABC transporter ATP-binding protein — translation MSDNQTPAIEFKNVVAGYKDLMILNNLSLKIRKGSITLLIGPNGAGKSTVLKTLFGMLKPREGSIHLDGQDITGCDANTLLQNGVAFVPQGRNLFGSLTVYQNLELGGITLGMKTTRERIPEVLEFFPRVKERLHSQASTLSGGEQKQLEIGRALLLRPKVILIDEPSIGLSPKLVQDVFRLLRKLADQGTTVMMVEQNVKTALGVSDDAIALEMGQMVLHKPASELLADPNIERLFLGGNLHTK, via the coding sequence ATGTCAGACAATCAAACTCCGGCAATTGAATTTAAAAATGTAGTTGCAGGTTATAAGGATTTGATGATTCTGAATAACCTTAGCTTGAAGATCCGTAAGGGTTCTATTACTTTATTGATTGGGCCTAACGGTGCAGGTAAGTCAACTGTTCTTAAAACCCTATTCGGTATGTTAAAGCCACGTGAAGGTTCTATTCATTTGGATGGCCAAGACATTACTGGTTGCGATGCAAATACATTGTTGCAAAATGGCGTAGCGTTTGTGCCACAAGGCCGTAACTTATTTGGTTCATTAACTGTGTACCAAAACCTTGAGTTGGGCGGTATTACATTGGGCATGAAAACAACGCGTGAGCGTATTCCAGAAGTTTTGGAGTTTTTCCCGCGTGTTAAAGAGCGTTTGCACTCACAGGCATCTACTTTGTCTGGCGGTGAGCAAAAGCAATTAGAAATCGGCCGCGCTTTGTTGTTACGTCCAAAAGTTATTTTGATTGACGAGCCATCGATTGGTTTGTCACCAAAATTGGTTCAAGACGTTTTCCGCTTATTGCGTAAATTGGCTGATCAGGGAACCACAGTGATGATGGTTGAGCAAAACGTTAAAACTGCTTTGGGTGTTTCTGATGATGCAATCGCATTGGAGATGGGTCAAATGGTTTTACATAAGCCTGCTTCAGAATTGTTAGCGGACCCTAATATTGAACGTTTATTCTTGGGTGGTAACTTACACACCAAGTAA